A genomic window from Winogradskyella sp. J14-2 includes:
- a CDS encoding efflux RND transporter permease subunit yields the protein MFKLLTTGFWEGVARIILRNKIFILLVIILATVFLSMQWKHMRFTYTEANMLPDDHEVNLIYNDFLEVFGEEGNLIVLGVKDSSVFTVNQFNAWNNLAESFKPYDEVETVLSIKDLQKLVKNNEKKQFDLVPFIKDSISSLNEIKKLQEDLFKKYPFYDNFLFNAENKTLRTAIYLKKEIVNTSARKEFIINILEERIQEFEAKHPKLDVKVSGMPYIRTLNSQNIVDEIPIFIGAALFVTSFIFFLFFRSFRATFISLIVVCTGVMWTFGILGLLGYEITVLTALIPPLIIVIGIPNCIFLINKYQHEVRSHGNKVKSLQRVITKVGNATLMTNVTTASGFATFILTESKLLKEFGIVASLSILAIFILCLLIIPIIYTFLPYPKERHLEHLNKRWIGGFVDWMERMVKHKKITIYVTAFILIMASMIGINQMIISGSLIEDMPKDKQFFKDIRFFEEEFNGIMPLEIMVDTKRKKGVMKLSTLKRINELEELIEETPELSKPISVVSLIKYSKQAYFNGNPKYYQLPTSQENSFILSYAKNSSSDVDLLKNFVDSTGQYARITTFMKDIGTDKMERIQENLQNKINKVFPKERYEVTMTGKALVFQKGTKYLVRNLVISLTLAIVLISLFMAYLFRSFRMIIVSLIPNLLPLLVTAGLMGYLGVPIKPSTILVFSIAFGISVDDTIHFLAKYRQELQANHWKIRKSVYAALRETGVSMFYTSIVLFFGFSVFTISSFGGTVALGALVSITLLFAMLSNLLLLPSLLLSLERNIANKEVLRKPTIDIIPSEDHNEEIQKNK from the coding sequence ATGTTTAAACTGTTGACTACTGGATTTTGGGAAGGTGTTGCGAGGATTATCCTTCGCAATAAAATCTTCATTCTTCTTGTCATCATATTAGCTACAGTGTTCTTGAGTATGCAATGGAAACATATGCGCTTTACTTACACGGAAGCCAATATGTTGCCTGATGACCATGAAGTCAATCTCATATACAACGATTTTTTAGAAGTATTTGGAGAAGAAGGTAATCTCATTGTTTTAGGTGTTAAAGATTCTAGTGTATTTACGGTTAATCAGTTTAATGCTTGGAACAACCTTGCAGAATCCTTTAAACCTTATGATGAAGTTGAAACTGTTCTTTCAATAAAAGATCTTCAAAAACTGGTAAAGAACAACGAAAAGAAACAGTTTGATTTAGTTCCATTCATAAAAGATTCTATATCTAGTCTTAATGAAATTAAGAAACTACAAGAAGACCTTTTTAAGAAGTATCCATTTTACGATAACTTTTTATTTAATGCAGAAAACAAAACACTTCGTACTGCTATTTATCTAAAGAAAGAGATCGTTAATACGTCTGCCAGAAAAGAATTTATCATAAATATTCTTGAAGAAAGAATACAAGAATTTGAAGCAAAACACCCTAAGCTAGATGTAAAAGTATCTGGCATGCCTTACATTAGAACATTAAATTCTCAAAACATTGTTGACGAAATTCCGATTTTTATTGGTGCCGCTTTGTTTGTAACATCTTTCATTTTCTTTTTATTCTTTAGATCGTTTAGAGCCACCTTTATATCACTTATTGTGGTCTGTACTGGCGTAATGTGGACCTTTGGAATTTTAGGGCTGTTAGGTTATGAAATCACTGTACTTACGGCTTTAATTCCGCCATTAATCATTGTTATTGGTATACCAAACTGTATTTTCTTAATTAATAAATACCAGCACGAAGTAAGGTCTCATGGTAACAAAGTAAAATCCTTGCAACGCGTTATCACCAAAGTTGGTAATGCCACTTTAATGACCAATGTTACCACTGCATCTGGTTTTGCAACGTTTATTTTAACAGAAAGTAAATTACTTAAAGAGTTTGGTATCGTAGCTTCATTGAGTATTCTTGCAATATTTATACTCTGTTTGCTTATTATACCCATAATATACACGTTTTTACCTTATCCTAAAGAGCGTCATTTAGAACACTTAAACAAACGCTGGATTGGCGGTTTTGTAGATTGGATGGAACGTATGGTAAAACATAAAAAAATAACTATTTACGTTACGGCGTTTATTCTAATTATGGCCAGTATGATTGGTATTAATCAGATGATAATATCTGGTAGTTTGATTGAAGATATGCCAAAAGACAAACAGTTTTTTAAAGATATTCGCTTCTTTGAAGAAGAGTTTAACGGCATTATGCCTTTAGAAATTATGGTAGACACCAAACGTAAAAAAGGTGTTATGAAGTTGTCTACCCTAAAACGTATTAATGAATTAGAAGAACTTATTGAAGAAACGCCAGAGTTATCTAAACCAATCTCAGTAGTAAGTTTAATAAAGTATAGCAAGCAAGCTTACTTTAATGGCAATCCTAAATATTACCAACTACCTACTAGCCAAGAAAACAGTTTCATTCTTTCTTATGCTAAAAACTCATCTTCTGATGTAGATTTGCTTAAGAATTTTGTAGACAGTACTGGCCAATATGCTCGCATAACAACATTTATGAAAGATATTGGCACTGACAAAATGGAGCGTATTCAAGAAAACCTTCAGAATAAAATTAACAAAGTTTTTCCCAAAGAACGTTATGAGGTAACAATGACTGGTAAAGCTTTAGTATTTCAAAAAGGCACAAAATACTTAGTAAGAAACTTAGTAATATCATTAACACTAGCCATTGTGCTTATCTCATTGTTTATGGCCTATCTGTTTCGTTCTTTTAGAATGATAATTGTATCCCTAATACCAAACCTACTACCGTTACTTGTAACTGCTGGGTTAATGGGTTATTTAGGAGTGCCTATTAAACCATCAACAATATTAGTCTTTAGTATTGCTTTTGGTATTTCGGTAGACGATACTATACACTTCTTGGCAAAATACAGACAAGAATTACAGGCCAACCACTGGAAAATTAGAAAATCTGTATATGCCGCACTGCGAGAAACTGGTGTAAGCATGTTTTATACCTCTATTGTATTATTCTTTGGGTTCTCTGTTTTTACAATATCTAGCTTTGGTGGTACGGTAGCCCTAGGTGCATTGGTGTCTATAACCTTATTGTTTGCAATGCTATCTAACTTATTGTTGTTACCATCATTATTACTATCACTAGAGCGCAATATTGCTAACAAAGAAGTGCTAAGAAAACCAACAATTGATATTATACCATCAGAAGACCATAACGAAGAAATCCAAAAAAATAAATAG
- the asnS gene encoding asparagine--tRNA ligase produces the protein MITKTVAELLSADITLQDVSVKGWVKTFRANRFIALNDGSTINNVQCVVDFENFDEALLKRVTTGAAIHVKGELVESQGKGQSVEIQVKELEVLGDSDPETYPIQPKKHTFEFLRENAHLRTRTNTFSAVMRLRSSLSFAIHKYFNENGFYYMHTPIITGSDAEGAGEMFRVSTLDAKKPPLTEDGDVNYKEDFFGKETNLTVSGQLEAETFAMSLGKVYTFGPTFRAENSNTSRHLAEFWMIEPEVAFMDLAGNMDLAEDFLKSVLGYVLEHNKDDLEFLDKRLQDAEKTLPQAERSSMNLIDKIKFVVDNNFKRVSYTEAIDILRNSKPNKKKKFKFIIKEWGADLQSEHERYLVEKHFKCPVILFDYPANIKAFYMRLNEPDHEGRETVRAMDILFPGIGEMVGGSQREERLEVLKEKMKALDIPEEELWWYLDLRKYGTAVHSGFGLGFERLVMFATGMGNIRDVIPYPRTPQNAEF, from the coding sequence ATGATAACAAAAACCGTAGCAGAATTATTATCAGCAGATATCACTTTACAAGATGTTTCTGTAAAAGGATGGGTAAAAACATTTAGAGCCAATCGCTTTATAGCCTTAAATGATGGTTCTACAATAAATAATGTTCAGTGTGTTGTTGATTTTGAAAATTTTGATGAAGCATTATTAAAACGCGTTACAACTGGTGCTGCTATTCACGTTAAGGGTGAGTTGGTAGAAAGTCAAGGTAAAGGTCAATCTGTCGAAATTCAAGTCAAGGAACTTGAAGTTTTAGGTGATTCTGATCCTGAAACTTACCCTATTCAACCAAAAAAACACACCTTCGAGTTTTTAAGAGAAAACGCTCATCTGCGCACAAGAACAAATACCTTTAGCGCTGTAATGCGTTTAAGATCTTCATTGTCGTTTGCTATTCACAAGTATTTTAACGAAAATGGTTTCTATTACATGCACACACCAATTATAACTGGCAGTGATGCAGAAGGCGCAGGTGAAATGTTTAGAGTAAGTACTTTAGACGCGAAAAAGCCACCATTAACAGAAGATGGTGATGTAAATTATAAAGAAGATTTCTTCGGAAAAGAAACCAACCTAACTGTTTCTGGACAATTAGAAGCCGAAACTTTTGCGATGTCTTTAGGTAAGGTGTATACTTTTGGCCCTACATTTAGAGCAGAAAATTCAAACACATCTCGACACTTGGCTGAATTCTGGATGATAGAACCCGAAGTGGCTTTTATGGATTTGGCTGGTAACATGGATTTGGCCGAAGATTTCTTAAAGTCAGTTTTAGGCTATGTTCTAGAACACAATAAAGACGATTTAGAGTTTTTAGACAAACGCCTACAAGATGCTGAAAAAACCCTACCACAAGCAGAACGTAGCTCAATGAACTTAATTGACAAAATTAAGTTTGTTGTAGACAATAACTTTAAACGTGTAAGCTATACAGAAGCTATAGATATCCTTAGAAACAGTAAGCCTAATAAGAAAAAGAAGTTCAAGTTTATAATCAAGGAATGGGGAGCCGATCTACAATCCGAACACGAGCGTTATTTAGTTGAAAAACACTTTAAATGCCCTGTAATTTTATTTGATTATCCAGCTAATATTAAGGCATTTTACATGCGCCTAAATGAACCTGACCATGAGGGAAGAGAAACTGTAAGAGCAATGGATATACTTTTCCCAGGCATTGGCGAAATGGTAGGTGGATCTCAGCGTGAAGAGCGTTTAGAGGTTCTTAAAGAAAAAATGAAGGCCCTCGATATCCCAGAAGAAGAATTATGGTGGTACCTGGATCTTAGAAAATACGGTACAGCTGTGCACTCTGGTTTTGGCCTAGGTTTTGAAAGACTCGTCATGTTTGCAACAGGAATGGGTAATATTAGAGACGTTATTCCTTACCCAAGGACACCTCAGAACGCTGAGTTTTAA